Within Hydractinia symbiolongicarpus strain clone_291-10 chromosome 11, HSymV2.1, whole genome shotgun sequence, the genomic segment TTGGCAACAATTATATTACTTCTGAAAAACCATAAATTTACAACGAACAAATTAATATTTACACGTACTTACAATCAATAATTTTCTTCGTAAGGTTCTGCTTACACGTAAGCATTCTTAACataagtaaagtttttttaactcaTCTGTACGGCAGCCGAAATGTTCAAGCTTGTTTAACAAACTGCATATTGTTTCCTTCTCTCGCTTACTAAAGAACTTCAGGGTTAAATTAAACCTCTGAGAGTTTGTGAAAGAGAGCAAAATACGGGAAATATGCGAGTAGTTCGTATCCGTTACGTgttcattaaatatttttatacaatATTCCAGCACATTCGATGGGATATCCACGAAAAATACACGCTTGAACACATCCGCTTCATAACTTAGCATAAACTCGTATTTATCTTCATCACTTTTTAAAGTCTTCCACCTTTTCATGAATTGGTCACATAAATCTATTGCCTCCACCGCAGGTGTTTTAACATCAACTAAAACTGGTGTAACGCCAGCGATGTTGCTAGAATACAGTGGATTCCACGTTTGTTTCACTGTGTCCGTTCCTAATATGTCTTTCCTATCCAGTGGTTTTAAATGAGAGGCTGCAACGATATCTCGAAACTCTTCGTAACTTCCTACTTTTTGATGGACAGCTCGAAATTTGGCATCGTTTTCACGTGAATATGCTGCGTCAGCATTTTTAGCAGTAATGAATTCTTTCTCCAATTTTTTGAAGTTAATGTTTACATCACTATCCATTAGGAaacctaaaaatagaaataaagttTATTATGTGAatcgaccgaccgaccgactgcCTGGGGCGATCGACCGGAAACCGcgcgaaaaaaagaaaaaaagatgagCAGCAGTTCCAAGCGAATACTTTTCACATCTATTACAACTATACTAAAATATTCTCAAATGATAGTAACATCGGTATTTATATACaaagtgcaaaaaatattaattcctaaactttaaaaaatatttcaggaGAAATTACCTTACTTTAGAGTATCAAATTATCGCCTTTTGTAATATTCATGTCCCCCTCCCCCTCCCCCTCCCCCTCCCCCTCCCCCTCCCCCTTTAATTGTTCCAACCCcaaataattaatattttaaacattactCAGACTCACTTCCCCTGGAACGGAAACCCTGGAGTATTTATTCCACAGAAGTCCAGAAGAATACAACAACACTAACATACAAATGTTGCTAAAAAGCGTTTACAAGGGTTCGTTGGCTACAGAAAGAGAAATTCAGCTTAGTAAGAATGAGTGGTTTTTAGTTTAatcaatattttaaagaaactagtcgttagcccgtggaaaaatccacgggttcgcccgtcgcagctaagctaccattttgcgtgacagacagacggacggacggacagacgtgtacgggtattataatatagataaactCAACTATTGAGAAAaagttcacaaaaaaaaatcactatcaaagaatgtaaaaaaatgtcataaataaattaagaaaaattataaaattgctACTTAAATACTAAATTTACAATTCATCTTCGTCACTCTCCGGCGGAGATGATGGAGCGTTTTCTTCCAATAAGCTTCTCAACGCTTCTTTCTGCTGTTTACCACTGGTGAGAAATTTCACTTTGTCGCGATACATCAAATACGAATTACATAAAAACACGTTCGACAACAACAGGAAACCGATAATCACAGCACAGAATATCACCATGACATAATTAcgactgaaaaataaaatagcgAGGCTGCAATTCAACATGTACACAAGTGTTACTTCGCCCTCTCAGTCTCGAGCGTGAGTAACATGGTCAAAGGTTCTGGAGAATATTGTGTTACTTAGCATATGGATGGCAGGCTAATTATGTTTATTCGCGTGATtaattgctgacgtaagcaaaaaatagaaaagttgCAATATTTTGACTACTTTaggggcagaaactttcgcgggcaTTAACTTTcgcgtgttaaaaacaaagcgGAGTATTTGACAAAAACTTTCCCGTTTGGcgatttttgaaacaaatttcgcggaaaaaactttcgcgaatgggcaaaattcaagaaaaaaatttattcgttAAATCACATCTAATGTCTTCACCGTAatcaaaaatgtacaaaatatacaaagttAGGCTAAGTAAATTCCCATTCTGAGTCAGTATCGTCGTCACTTTCTTGAATCTTGCACATAACACCTCAAATTCCTCAACTGTGACATCACAAATTGCTAAGAGATGGCTATCATCAGATTGTCCAACATCATTACTCAGCATCGGATCTATATCTTGGAAAGGATCAATCGATGGCATTTTGCTTGAACCGATTTCTAAGGCATCAAAAATACCAGCACTTTTCCATCCACTAtcaataattttcttttccTTTCGGCGTGCTCATGTGGTTGTAGAATTCCACAATCCAACCGGCGTGAACAGGTTTAAGTTTGGACAACTGTAACCCTACTGTAACATCAATCTCAACACCATTATCTAGCTGCGCTTTTACTTGGTCTGAGCACCATTCGTTAAATTTACGTTTGAGAAATCGTTTGCAGAAACCATTGACCGTCAGATCAAGTGGCTACAGTCGTTACACCGCAAGCCCCCGCAAAAGGAAGAAAAAGTCTGCATCCACTAGCACTACTGTTTAAAATAATTGGGACATCCGAGAAATGCTCGCAGCtccaaagaagaaaaaacaagtGTTGTAGTTGTAGTTGACGACGAATAAAGTAGAAATGAAtcattacttttaaaaattgccccgtttttatgattttttttatggtgaaaaaactttcgcgtttttaaaaatatccatgatttcgcgtgaaaaaactttcgcgttttgATAATTTAGAATTTCCAAAggcataaactttcgcgaaaaagaccaaaaaacgcgaaaaaattttaaattaaaatattttacattggaaggagcaaaaaaatatttttttagaaacataCACGCCCTTCAGCATGAACATatataccaaaaaaatatacgaaatataagaaaataaactaAATATGCGCATATCATGTATCATGCGTAAAATGGCGCATTTAGGCGTGGATTTTACGTGCGtacaaattttttgatattaaaaaattagtttgACGTCATCAGTATCACCTTtggtcaaaaaataacaaacacaaTAAAAAGAAGACGATATTGGTTCTCCTGATAAAAAATTATCACAACACAACGGTCCAATCTCCTAATGACCAtattttgtcattttaaaaTGGTTAGGCGAGCTTAAGACCTTTCTCTTGTGTGACTGAGTTGATGGATACGGCAAAAAGCGACAGAATCCGAACAATTTTCATGCAATGTGATTGGCTTGCCGGCCGAAATAACGTATTCTGATTGGTTTACAAAAAATTGACGACTTTGACCCATATTTAGGGCATTCGAAATGTAACACAGCATCAATAATCATTGGATTTTTTTGTAACCGATGCCGTGTAATTTGAATTTCCGACCAAACGAAAGCAATTAGGAGGGTTTTTtcggaccaaacgaaagcaATATATTATAGTATTCTTGTTATCTTAAACACTTGtaatatatagctaataaaagcATGCACCACCTAACTTTCATATGAAAAATCCTTTTtatacttaatttttaattttcacgaaataGGCCCAGAGCACACGTAGACTGATAATAACTTCCTGCAGATGTAAATAGCTTACTACTAGGATATATCATCTGAGGAATTTTAATATCAGTACAAGTCTGtgaatttagaaaaaatatatataaataataattcCTAACCAATTAGTCAAAGTGGCAACTTTATGTGGGTAGTATAAAAAAGCATACTTTTCGCTAATGGTAAAAGTCCAATAActtgtgcaaaaattaaaacaatggcTTAAAACTTGATATGGTATAATTTTAGACCAGATCGATGAAAGAGAGCCCAATATACATTGACCTatcattgtagtttttaagttttttaatttaggcATTTTTGGGTACGccgataaggcattttttacagcATATCTGTTCTAACACAAATACAAGTAAAAAACCATTAAAAGCAATTATTCTGATTGAAATAAGTCAGATAGGAATTGATAAAACTAGTTTAAGCCCAAATTTTTTAACCAGTCCAAAGAAGTTGTAAAGTACTGGAATGTTCAACTTAAATTATGTTGATACAAAAGCTTAATCATGATTACGACTACGGTTTAagtgataaaatttttgtttgtcttttatttattatgttaTCAATTGAATAATATTTGAGCAAACGCATTTTGCAGAATAGGCAGTGACCAAGCAAAAGGGTGCATAAATGTTTTATTCTGTAGTGCTACATCCAACATGTTGTATAATACAGAAGTTAGTTTCGACAATTTACTTATTTCCTGGGATAATTATTTTAAGCTCTTAAAGTCACTGGAGATTTGTTTGTACAGCTACATGTCCTAGCTACATGTTGGTGACAATAAACTGGTTGACGTGCTGCAACATTTCATCATTAGGGTTTTTCCTTTTCCCTGAGGTATATATATAGTAAGAATTCTGTTTTACTTTCTTGCTAAGAAGAACATCAAGGTAAGTCATTTATGTATTCCATCTTACATATGATGATGACGCTTTTGTGCAATTAAACTGGTGTAACGCAATAGAATTTGTGGGGAATGAAGCTGTTTTTACTTGTACTATCAGGCTTGGTTTAGTTTGTTTTGGTAGACTAATTGCGGTAGCATGGTTTGTACTCTGAACACAGAAAATTTTTGCCACCCTTCGCCAAATACTTTAACTTCccagtggtaagaaaaattatgctgtgcCTTCAGACTGTACAGATACATCAAAaaccaaaaactaaatttcctaTTACCTCTACCTGTGGTGCAAAGCGCAAAGTTAAACCTGTATTTACATCattaaatgctaaaaatacTTATGCTCAAGCTCATATTCTGTTTTGTCTGCAAGGTGTTGATGAAGGATGTGATGATAATTTTAAAGCCAACCATTTTTGTAATTCTGGTTAAAACAATTCAGCTTCGCCTAGTTAAGCCTACTTTAGCATATAGCAGACTGTCCATGTCTGGAATAGCTAACATTACGTTATTAGCCATTTCCTAGACATGCTGACGAGCCCTGATATTTGGCGAAACagtcttaaaatatttgaatttaaactgtcgtttttaattttcatacttttttgaAACCCTTTAAAAGATGGtttgttattttcttgtccATTCAAAACTTTAGAGCAAAAAACGTCTCTAAATAAAGCTAATAATTTAGACATTATTTAGGCCGTTTATAATGCGTAGAGGCTTAAAATAGCAAAAGTTTCCGGGGTTGCGCCCAAAATCCGCCATGGGAGGCTTACAGCGCCCCCATGACCCCCAGTTGTTCTGGACGCAGCAAATTGCTGCGCTGTTTTTGCTTTGCAAAAAATGTGACTgacatgttaaaaatgttggatCCGCACCTGAATTTGTTGTACTTGTAATTGTGATGATTATTATGGGTTGAAAGATTGGTATTTGCAAGGtatactttgttttattttgtatacatcagaagaaaaatattaagTGGAACCTTACTTTGAATTGTATTTCAAACTTTGCAGCGAATCTAAACGATTAACAATTATAAGAGATTATAAAAATAACTAGAAAATCATATAACTAAATTTCCCAGGATTAAATTTTGAGTATTACGCAAGGATTCGTAGGAGccaattttcaaattttcacgAACTTCATCGATGTTTTAATATATAATTCGataaagtaacaaaaaatggCATTGTGGGAGaattaagtttaaaatttaCACACATGCTAATTTAGTTGTGTGAAatctaaaaaattacaaatctgAAGTTTGAAAAATACTTTATTCTGGTGTCTATTGAATCCTCTCGAAATTTACTCCTCTTAAAATATCAGGACACAAACACAGGATGTAAGACAACTTACTGATTTCATTTTCTTCATCTTCATTATGTACACATAGGATTGTGCTAACCTTCTTTGGACAAAGTAGATTTGCATCAGCactgtaaaacaacaaaatatgaaACACATATTAATTAACAGTTAAACAAGTCTGCAGCTTCAATCAATCTTCTAGGGGTATTACCATAGTACGTGGGGAATATAATCCATAAAATTTGACCTCTCATTCTCTCTTGTACTCTCTCTACCACCCCTCATTtaccacacacacacacaccacTCCACACGTACCTTCAATTATCTTTACTTGCCCATCCTTTAACTAgcttttattgaaaataaacgAAACGTTTGCGAATAAAGAAATACTGCAAACTTTTCAAAATTGGCTTTTTTCACACAAATTGTTTTAGATATGTGTCATAAAAAATATACGGACCTTCTGACCTTGACACACCAATCTCCTCCTCTCCCAACTACACAAGAAAATTTCTTAGCATGACAATGTGTCCTCTGCCCTTTGCCCAACCTGTGCCTGCCTTCACAGCTTTACATAGAGCCTCCTAAGTTTAACTAtgcccaaaaaaataaaattagtaaTATGCTATGTTTCACAAACCGAGTgacaattttattacaaaaaattgacTGATAGACTTGAATgacgaaatgttttttttttgttacctaaTTGTGGGAGAATACCAACTTTAATGTCTTGTGTATAATCGTGTGTTTATTTGTATAGACAGTTAccttatcagtaaaaaaaagtcagcaaaaaaattagtcagcaaaaataaaaagtcggcaaaaatatttgtaatttggacaaaattaagtcactttttgccgactaaatttttgaatttagtcactttttgccgactaaattttagaatttagttACTTTTTGCCGACGAATTTCCGGACAAAAATGATAAGGAAAgtttagtttttaaatttcaataaaaaaaaaaacagcaacaaaaatggttatataaaaagattaagtttagtcaattttaagaatacttaaaaaaaattaaaaattaaaaaagaataataagaataataagaataattgcatacaataaataataaaaagtagcaacaaggaagaaaaaaggcaaaaaaggtggtcggaaaaaaaagtttaatccataaaaaattagcaaaaaagaGGGGGGAAATCGATTTTATTTACGTCCCTGGAGGctttatctttattttctttaaagttaTAAGAACAGAAGAATGCTCTTACCACGGGTTACTTGGATAATTAATGATTGCTGATTGATACACAAATGTGGCTGATCCACCACCGTCAAAATTGATAGCATTaataactccaacggactgtaAATAAGTTGCAGCCTCCCACAAATTAACGCTAGAATATGGAcagatgacaaaaaaaattatatactcaAAGATTTTATCGAtgtttaagtttaaaaaagaaaagtttcttaaaaaaacatgaattttCTGACTTATTCGAGCGTAAATGTCACTTAGAAAATGAACTGCATTGAtttcaataaacaaaaaaaaaatttggtgagaaaaaagcttataccCTCTTTCatctgttttaccatcaaattGAACAAGATGCACATGGCCAAGCTTATCATATCCTATTAACGTTCGTGCTGATTTTAcaccaaaaaatctttttaaacttCCTGTTGTTTCTAAATTCTTGCATTCAGCTTTCTCACTTTGGTTTAAATATATTTCACCTTTTCTTATAACCCAACCTACTCCTGATATCAGCTGAACAAAGGGGTTTGTTTTGTCTAAAACTTCTTCTTCTGATAAATACCCTATTACTACAGTACCATCTTTACGTATTCCAAAGTTCGCATTTTGCACACCATCTGCATCTTGCACCAATCTACCATTACTTATAATATTTCCAAGACAAGCTCCTTTCTTTTGTCCATCTATACCAAAGAAGCCGGCATTGGTAGCAATTAT encodes:
- the LOC130613650 gene encoding N-acetylglucosamine-1-phosphodiester alpha-N-acetylglucosaminidase-like isoform X1, whose product is MSKWWSLLTLCLQLTSNICVTSDDLIPYPHTEHTDRKRTHRYVRDCQEKKHGNLTKEFMKPKNISRTYELNYINYHMQYGHHTIVRDPLNMISVLEPLQPGSCSKQTLSYVTDSAQQRNCIIATNAGFFGIDGQKKGACLGNIISNGRLVQDADGVQNANFGIRKDGTVVIGYLSEEEVLDKTNPFVQLISGVGWVIRKGEIYLNQSEKAECKNLETTGSLKRFFGVKSARTLIGYDKLGHVHLVQFDGKTDERGVNLWEAATYLQSVGVINAINFDGGGSATFVYQSAIINYPSNPCADANLLCPKKVSTILCVHNEDEENEINSLQSLKYNSNRNYVMVIFCAVIIGFLLLSNVFLCNSYLMYRDKVKFLTSGKQQKEALRSLLEENAPSSPPESDEDEL
- the LOC130613647 gene encoding coiled-coil domain-containing protein 103-like → MDSDVNINFKKLEKEFITAKNADAAYSRENDAKFRAVHQKVGSYEEFRDIVAASHLKPLDRKDILGTDTVKQTWNPLYSSNIAGVTPVLVDVKTPAVEAIDLCDQFMKRWKTLKSDEDKYEFMLSYEADVFKRVFFVDIPSNVLEYCIKIFNEHVTDTNYSHISRILLSFTNSQRFNLTLKFFSKREKETICSLLNKLEHFGCRTDELKKLYLC